Proteins found in one Crassostrea angulata isolate pt1a10 chromosome 3, ASM2561291v2, whole genome shotgun sequence genomic segment:
- the LOC128177786 gene encoding heterogeneous nuclear ribonucleoprotein A1-like produces MRALIFLLFLALVAGQNPDMFGGDNFISGGQKFSSDFNNGFDQMGNAGGFPADFIGSPARGLGPSANDFGLDNTGLGVSVFDGNSPGMSGSWGSQGSGFSSWDNGGFESNIGQPEIFGGGGSAWNNIDNGNSRFSSGGLNDVSFRDSSKPRFGSGGFNDMSFRDNGPQRFRPRGFTDPQSRPSIRRRGRRRPRY; encoded by the coding sequence ATGAGGGCTTTAATATTTCTACTCTTTCTGGCTCTTGTCGCCGGCCAAAATCCAGACATGTTTGGCGGCGATAACTTCATTTCCGGTGGACAAAAGTTTTCGTCAGACTTCAACAATGGTTTTGACCAAATGGGGAACGCTGGAGGGTTCCCAGCTGATTTCATCGGCAGTCCCGCCCGTGGCCTCGGTCCATCGGCAAACGACTTCGGGCTGGACAACACTGGGTTAGGAGTGTCCGTTTTCGACGGAAATTCTCCGGGTATGTCCGGAAGCTGGGGTTCTCAAGGAAGCGGATTTTCGTCTTGGGATAATGGTGGATTTGAATCCAACATCGGCCAGCCAGAAATCTTCGGAGGAGGCGGATCGGCTTGGAACAATATAGACAACGGTAATTCGAGATTTTCATCAGGAGGCTTAAATGATGTATCTTTCCGCGACAGCAGTAAACCAAGATTTGGATCCGGTGGCTTTAACGACATGTCTTTCCGCGACAACGGCCCCCAGAGGTTTAGGCCCCGTGGCTTCACTGATCCACAATCCCGTCCATCCATCCGCCGCAGAGGCAGACGAAGGCCGAGATACTGA
- the LOC128177535 gene encoding uncharacterized protein LOC128177535: protein MNKIAMKSLVFLALVAVCSGHRIHYRNNCNKEIWVGILGNSNPDQGGFKLFHGQSHSVNFPAHWSGRMWGRTGCGGSRCETGDCGGGRLHCNGAGGVPPVTLAEITFDGAGNQDFYDISLVDGFNLPMSMRPRAGTTEGQSGAYYCSSAGCYTNVNAICPSGMQLYGTGGVVACKSACLAFGNPEYCCSGAHNTPQTCPNFSYAQTFKNACPQAYSYAYDDHKSTFTCRGAGGRQSEYDVVFCG, encoded by the exons ATGAACAAG ATAGCCATGAAGTCCTTGGTTTTCCTGGCGTTGGTCGCTGTTTGCAGCGGACACAGAATCCATTATAGAAACAACTGCAACAAAGAAATTTGGGTCGGAATCCTCGGCAACAGTAATCCTGATCAAG GCGGAtttaaactttttcatggaCAAAGCCACAGTGTAAACTTCCCAGCTCACTGGTCCGGCAGAATGTGGGGACGTACCGGATGTGGCGGATCTCGATGTGAGACTGGAGACTGTGGCGGAGGACGACTCCATTGTAACGGTGCAGGAGGCGTGCCCCCCGTTACTCTAGCAGAAATCACATTTGACGGTGCCGGAAACCAAGACTTTTACGACATCAGTTTGGTTGATGGTTTTAATCTTCCTATGAGCATGCGCCCCAGAGCCGGAACTACCGAAGGGCAATCGGGAGCATACTATTGCTCTTCTGCTGGCTGCTATACCAACGTTAACGCCATTTGTCCTAGCGGAATGCAGTTGTACGGGACCGGTGGAGTCGTGGCTTGTAAGAGCGCATGCCTGGCCTTTGGTAACCCCGAATACTGCTGTAGTGGAGCACATAACACGCCACAGACATGTCCAAACTTCTCATACGCCCAGACGTTTAAGAACGCCTGTCCACAGGCCTACAGCTACGCCTACGACGACCACAAGAGTACGTTCACCTGCCGTGGAGCCGGAGGGAGACAGTCCGAGTACGATGTCGTCTTCTGTGGATAA
- the LOC128178332 gene encoding uncharacterized protein LOC128178332, giving the protein MLTRNLVALIFMSVMAMTTAQTTGFGNIGTGGAFLAGLALPFIFNRFRRQPLPVVVPYPIQTNFNPFNPFPAPRPFFPGGGFPGVGFPGAGPGPMFPGGFMG; this is encoded by the exons ATGTTGACCAGAAATCTCGTCGCATTGATCTTCATGTCCGTGATGGCAATGACAACAGCGCAGACGACAGGCTTCGGAAACATCGGCACAGGGGGCGCTTTCCTGGCGGGACTGGCACTTCCGTTCATCTTTAACCGCTTTCGGCGCCAACCTCTTCCGGTCGTGGTACCCTACCCTATCCAAACCAACTTCAACCCATTTAATCCATTCCCTGCTCCGAGGCCATTCTTCCCTGGAGGCGGCTTTCCAGGAGTCGGCTTTCCCGGAGCCGGTCCAGGTCCAA TGTTCCCCGGCGGGTTCATGGGATAG
- the LOC128178429 gene encoding pupal cuticle protein 36-like: MKSFLTLTLAAVLLASCSAQWRRGPFIVGFGGDDGFFDDGFFDDDFYDDDFYDDDFFDDDSFGLIIGGPGMGSGPFFGGMGGVPVVGGMSAGGLMSAGGFMGASGFGGMGGMIGGRMGGSGYGKKHYGGYGKKMSGYGKKMTGYGKSSAIAVPMVSGYQTSSYPSVGYAGASSYPQASYAQAGYASSYPQAGYSGASAYSQGGYALGSSGAMY; the protein is encoded by the exons ATGAAATCCttcctgaccttgaccttggcTGCCGTCCTTTTGGCCAGCTGTTCCGCCCAGTGGCGCAGGGGACCATTTATCGTCGGCTTTGGCGGGGATGATGGGTTCTTTGACGATGGATTCTTCGATGATGACTTTTACGATGATGACTTTTACGACGATGATTTCTTCGATGACGACTCCTTTGGTCTCATTATCGGAGGACCCGGAATGGGAAGTGGCCCATTCTTTGGAGGAATGGGAGGCGTCCCTGTCGTTGGAGGAATGAGCGCTGGTGGTTTAATGAGCGCTGGTGGATTTATGGGCGCTAGTGGATTTGGAGGAATGGGCGGTATGATCGGTGGACGCATGGGAGGATCCGGATATGGAAAGAAACACTACGGCGGATACGGAAAGAAGATGAGCGGATATGGTAAAAAGATGACTGGATACGGAAAATCTTCCGCCATTGCTGTACCTATGGTTTCAG GATACCAAACATCTAGCTATCCGTCAGTAGGATATGCCGGAGCATCATCCTATCCCCAAGCTTCTTATGCCCAGGCAGGGTATGCATCTTCCTATCCCCAGGCTGGATACAGCGGGGCATCCGCCTATTCCCAGGGAGGATATGCTTTAGGTTCCAGCGGCGCCATGTATTAA